The following nucleotide sequence is from Chromobacterium rhizoryzae.
GGCGATTACGGCCGGCACGGCGGCACCGGGCTTGGCCTCGCCATCGTCAAAGAATTCATCGAGCTGCACCATGGCAATGTGAGCTTGTTCGCCGCAGAGGGCGGCGGCGCCTTGTTCCGTCTCAGCCTGCCTCTGTTGGCGCCGGCGGGTGCGCCGATAGAGTCGGAAGACTTGCGTCTGGACGATTTGCTGGCCGGCGGCGCGGTGCCCGCGCCCGCGTCGCCGCAGGCCGAGGGGGGAGCCGCGCCGGACAAGGGCGCCCAGGCGTTGGTGCTGCTGGTGGAGGACAACATCGATATGAGCGCCTTCATCGCCGGCGCGCTGGGCAAGCATTATCGGGTGATGACGGCGCCGGAGGGCGGCCGCGGCCTGCGTTTGGCGCAGAGCGAGCAGCCGGACCTGATCATCAGCGATCTGATGATGCCGGGAATGGGCGGAGAAGAGTTTGTGTCGGCTTTGCGCGGCAACCGCCAGACCGAGGACATCCCGGTGGTGATGCTGTCGGCGCGCGCCGACGATTCGCTGCGGCTGCGTATGCTGCAGAACAGCGTGCAGGAGTTCTTGTTCAAGCCGTTTTCGGTGGCGGAGCTGCTGGCGCGGGTGGGGCGCTTGATCGGCGAGCGCCGACGCTCGGCGATGCGCTTGAAGCAGGCGCTGTACGCGGCGGAACAAATCGCCTGGGAGCTGGACCTGGGCGACGGGGTCTTGCACGAAGAGGGGCCGGTGGGGCGGATTTTCGGGCGGGCAGAGGATTATCGTCACGACAGTCTGGACGCCTTGCTGGCGCAAATCCATCCGGAGGACCTGGACGAGTTGCGCCGGCGTTGGCAGGCCTTGCCGGCCGAGGCCGGAGAAAGCCTGCACGAGTGTCAGTTTCGCGTCGCCCTGCCGGAGGCGGGGCAGGTCTGGATGCAGGTGAGCGCCAGCTTGTGGCGGGACGAACAGGGGCGGCCGCGGCGCGCGATGGGCTTTGCCCGCGACGTGTCCACGCTGAAGCGTTCGCAGCTCAATATCGAGTTTCTCGCCAAGCACGACAGCCTGACTCAACTGCCCAACCGCGTGCAGTTGAACGAGCGGCTGCAATGGAGCTTGAGGAATCATCGTCGCTCAGGGCGGAGCCTGTATCTGCTTTTGGTGGACCTGGACGATTTCCGCTTCATCAACGACAACCTTGGGCATGAGGTGGGGGACCGCCTGTTGCGCATCGTGGCTGAACGCTTGCGCGCCTGCGTGAGCGGCCACGATCTTTTGTTCCGCATCGGCGGCGACGAATTCGTCGCCTTGGCCGAGAACGCCGCCGATGGCGCGGCCGACAGCCTGGCCGAGCAGGTGCTGGCGGCGCTGGCGGCTCCGTACCAGGACGGAGACCACCGCTATTTCCTGTCCGCCAGCATCGGCATCAGCTGCTATCCCTGCGACGCGGACACGCCGGAAGGGCTGATGCGCGATGCGGATATGGCGATGTACCGCGCCAAGTACGCGGGCAAGAACGGTTATTGCTTCTTCTCCGAGGATATGGCGGACGGCGTGCGCCAGCGCCTGCAAGTGGAGACCGGCTTGCGCCAGGCCTTGCAGCGACGGGAACTGCGGCTGGAGTACCAGCCGCAGATGACGCTGCGCAGCCAGGACATGCTGGGGATGGAGGCGCTGTTGCGCTGGGAGCTGGACGGGCGCAAGCAGTCGCCGGCGGAGTTTATCGCCATCGCCGAAAAAACCGGCCTGATCATCGATATCGACGAGTATGTGTTTCGCAATGTCTGCAGCCAGGTGATGGCCTGGAGAGGGCAGGGTCTGCCGCCCTGGCGCGTCAGCGTCAATCTGTCGGCGCGCTTCTTCGGCTTGCCGGACGCCGTCGCGCGTTTGCGCGCGATCGCCGAGGAAAGCGGCGCGCCGCCGGAGCAACTGTGCCTGGAAATCACCGAGGGCACGCTGATGGACGCGGACAGCGCGATGAAGGCCTTGCCGACGCTCAAGCGGATGGGCTTTCACATCAGCGTGGACGACTTCGGCACCGGTTTTTCCTCGCTGTCCTATCTCAAGCGGCTGCCCATCGATGAACTGAAGATAGATCGCAGCTTCATCATGCGGCTGGACAGCGACGAGCGCGATCTGGCCATGGTGGCGGCCATCGTGTCCATGGCGGAAAGCCTGAGCCTGCAAGTGCTGGCCGAGGGCGTGGAAACCGAATCCCAGCACGCCTTGCTGCTGGCGCGCGGCTGCCATAGCGGCCAGGGCTATCTATATTCGCGCTCCTTGCCGCCCGAGGAGCTGGTGTCCTGGTGGCGCGGCCGTTTCGAGTGTTTCACGGGGCGGGCGGATTGATGCCCGGCGCGGTTTCGCCGGGCAGCCAGCGCCGGTACAGCGCGGCGAAACTGCCGTCGCGCTTCATCTCGTCCAGCGCCTGTTGCCAGGCCTTGATCACCGCGTCCGGGGTCTGACGGGAAAAGGCGATGTAGCCGTAGGTGTGGGAAAAGGTCAGCGCCTTGCGCACTTGGGCCGGGTCGAAGCCCTGCTGGCGCAATTGATGCGGCAAGGTGGTGTTTTCGCTGACGATGACGTCGGCGCGCTTGCGCATCAACATGGTCAGCAACTGGTCCGGCGTGGCCACGGTGGCTAGGTTGGAAAAGTTCTGCGCGCTCAGCAACTGTTGCAGATACCAGTCTCTCACCACCATGATTTGCGGCAGTTTGCGGGCGTCGTCCAGCGTTTGCAGTTTGATCGGGCTGTCGCGCCGCACAAACAGGCAGCCCAGGGTTTCGGTGACCGGGCCCACCCACTTGAACATGCGCTCCCGTTCCGGGGTGCGGTTGGTGTTGAACAGCACGGTGTTCGGCTGCTGTTGCGCTTGGCGATAGCCGCGCGCCCAAGGCACCACGGCAATGGGGTCGTGGTTGCCGACGCGGCGTTGTATCCCTTGCACCACTTCCACCACCAGGCCGGCGGCCTTGCCGTCTTGCTCGAAAGTCAGCGGTGGGTCATCCTCGGTCAGGATGTCCAGCGCAGGGCCCGGCGCCGCGCGCAGCGGCGCGGCGGCAAAGCTGGTCAAAAACAGGGCAAGCAGGCAGTGGCGGCGGTTCATGTCGATGGCGCTTTGTATTCTGGCTGTCCGCTTTGACTGTAGCGGCAATTTGCGCCGGGCTCAAACTCCATCCTTGGCCGCGTCGCGAATATGAATATGCATAATCGATGGTTTGTTTTTTTCGCTTATTCGCTTAACCTTCGTTTCTGATACCGAAGATGCCATGCAGTTTGATGAGGAAATGCCGATGAACAAGCAATTGACGCTGTTGGCCCTGGCCCTGGCGCCTACCCTGGCGCTGGCCGCGCGCCCGTTGACGGTGTGCACCGACGCCAATCCGGAAGGTTTCGACGTGGTGCAGTACAACTCCCTGGTCACCACCAACGCGTCGGCGGACGTGCTGATGAACCGCCTGGTCGAATACGATCCGGCCGCCCGCAAAGTGGTGCCGGGCCTGGCCGCGTCTTGGCAGGTCAGCGACGACGGCCTCGGCTACACCTTCAAGCTGCGGCCCAATGTGGCCTTTCACTCCACCGATTACTTCAAGCCTGGTCGCAAGCTGACGGCCGACGACGTGGTGTTCACTTTCGAACGCATGCTCAATCCGGCCCATCCTTGGTACAAGAGCGCGCCGAACGGCTATCCGCACGCGCAATCCATGCAGTTTCCCAAGCTCATCAAGGCGGTGCAGAAGGTGGACGCCAATACTGTGCGTTTCGAGCTCAACTATCCGGAAGCTACTTTCCTGTCCAGCCTGACCATGGGCTTCGCGTCCATCTATTCGGCCGAGTACGCCGGGCAGTTGCAGGCTGCCGGCCGGCAGGCGGACTTGAACGCCAAGCCAATCGGCACCGGGCCCTTCGTCTTCCGCAGCTTCCAGAAGGACGCCGTGGTGCGCTACGCGCCTAATCCGGCTTATTGGGGAGCCAAGCCCAAGGTCGGCGCGCTGATTTACGCGATCACGCCGGATTCGGCTGTGCGCGCGCAGAAGCTGAGAGCCGGCGAATGCCAGCTGGCCCTGTCGCCCAAGCCGCAGGACGTGCTGGCGGCCAAGGCGGATCCCAAGCTGCGGGTTCTGCAAACGCCGGCCTTCATGACCGCCTTCGTCGCCTTCAACAGCCAGAAAAAACCGTTGAACAACCCCTTGGTGCGGCAAGCGCTCAACCTGGCTTTCGACAAGAGCTCTTATCTGAAAACGGTGTTCGACAATACCGCCACCGCGGCGGACCTGCCTTATCCGCCGAATACCTGGAGCTATAACAAGGGGGCCAAGTCCTATCCTTACGATCCGGCGCGCGCCAAGAAACTGCTGGCCCAAGCCGGCTATCCCGACGGTTTCGAAACCACGGTGTGGGTGCGGCCCAGCGGCAGCACGCTAAACCCCAATCCCAAGGCGGGCGCGGAGCTGCTGCAGTCCGACCTGGCCAAGATCGGCGTCAAGGTGCAGATCAAGGTGATTGAGTGGGGAGAGCTGATCAAGCGCGCCAAGGCCGGCGAACATGAGCTATTGTTCATGGGCTGGGCCGGCGACAACGGCGACCCCGAC
It contains:
- a CDS encoding EAL domain-containing protein, yielding MNAQVAIAAPDFQLLFERAPGLYLVLDTDFNVIAASDIYLQTTLTRRESILGRNLFDIFPVNPAEPEGEGSRNLRISLQRVLATGVEDSMAMQKYDIPRPDGSFEERYWSPTNWPVKRADGSVACIIHSAQDVSEFVRLKRIQPQQSQPAEWRAMDAAALEAEMVNQHAQIARANTDLKESNNELARLNQQMRELDQMKTRFFANVSHELRTPLTLILGQVERFLTGQAEPEESPNLLMIQRQARMLLQQVNDLLDVAKLDAGELKLRYAQLDLAELVRHVASYFTSLASDRHIDYQVAAPKTASAQVDAIKLQRVLLNLLSNAFKFTPDGGRIQIALELRGSQAGIRVQDNGPGVPAEMRDKVFERFVQVEDGDYGRHGGTGLGLAIVKEFIELHHGNVSLFAAEGGGALFRLSLPLLAPAGAPIESEDLRLDDLLAGGAVPAPASPQAEGGAAPDKGAQALVLLVEDNIDMSAFIAGALGKHYRVMTAPEGGRGLRLAQSEQPDLIISDLMMPGMGGEEFVSALRGNRQTEDIPVVMLSARADDSLRLRMLQNSVQEFLFKPFSVAELLARVGRLIGERRRSAMRLKQALYAAEQIAWELDLGDGVLHEEGPVGRIFGRAEDYRHDSLDALLAQIHPEDLDELRRRWQALPAEAGESLHECQFRVALPEAGQVWMQVSASLWRDEQGRPRRAMGFARDVSTLKRSQLNIEFLAKHDSLTQLPNRVQLNERLQWSLRNHRRSGRSLYLLLVDLDDFRFINDNLGHEVGDRLLRIVAERLRACVSGHDLLFRIGGDEFVALAENAADGAADSLAEQVLAALAAPYQDGDHRYFLSASIGISCYPCDADTPEGLMRDADMAMYRAKYAGKNGYCFFSEDMADGVRQRLQVETGLRQALQRRELRLEYQPQMTLRSQDMLGMEALLRWELDGRKQSPAEFIAIAEKTGLIIDIDEYVFRNVCSQVMAWRGQGLPPWRVSVNLSARFFGLPDAVARLRAIAEESGAPPEQLCLEITEGTLMDADSAMKALPTLKRMGFHISVDDFGTGFSSLSYLKRLPIDELKIDRSFIMRLDSDERDLAMVAAIVSMAESLSLQVLAEGVETESQHALLLARGCHSGQGYLYSRSLPPEELVSWWRGRFECFTGRAD
- a CDS encoding substrate-binding periplasmic protein gives rise to the protein MNRRHCLLALFLTSFAAAPLRAAPGPALDILTEDDPPLTFEQDGKAAGLVVEVVQGIQRRVGNHDPIAVVPWARGYRQAQQQPNTVLFNTNRTPERERMFKWVGPVTETLGCLFVRRDSPIKLQTLDDARKLPQIMVVRDWYLQQLLSAQNFSNLATVATPDQLLTMLMRKRADVIVSENTTLPHQLRQQGFDPAQVRKALTFSHTYGYIAFSRQTPDAVIKAWQQALDEMKRDGSFAALYRRWLPGETAPGINPPAP
- a CDS encoding ABC transporter substrate-binding protein, encoding MNKQLTLLALALAPTLALAARPLTVCTDANPEGFDVVQYNSLVTTNASADVLMNRLVEYDPAARKVVPGLAASWQVSDDGLGYTFKLRPNVAFHSTDYFKPGRKLTADDVVFTFERMLNPAHPWYKSAPNGYPHAQSMQFPKLIKAVQKVDANTVRFELNYPEATFLSSLTMGFASIYSAEYAGQLQAAGRQADLNAKPIGTGPFVFRSFQKDAVVRYAPNPAYWGAKPKVGALIYAITPDSAVRAQKLRAGECQLALSPKPQDVLAAKADPKLRVLQTPAFMTAFVAFNSQKKPLNNPLVRQALNLAFDKSSYLKTVFDNTATAADLPYPPNTWSYNKGAKSYPYDPARAKKLLAQAGYPDGFETTVWVRPSGSTLNPNPKAGAELLQSDLAKIGVKVQIKVIEWGELIKRAKAGEHELLFMGWAGDNGDPDNFLTPQFSCSAVQSGTNFARFCDAKLDKLISDGKKSSDFAQRAKLYLAAQKLIQEQALWLPLAHPTAYALASKDLSAYAVSPFGRVDFGRAQLN